A genome region from Nitrospira sp. includes the following:
- a CDS encoding site-2 protease family protein, with protein MNREDSEPSRSSDELIPSSSDEDEWEEDERRQFSVWMLPALLFLLTVFTVLWAGAYQTNTNPLVGPWNFLVDDPGSLWRGVPFAATLLGILVTHELGHYVLSRIHGVPTSLPLFVPGLPHFVGTFGAIIRMRAPLTDRRALFDIGVAGPIAGFVVAVIALVVGLRLSTVVPIQTSYGMHLGEPLLLQVASWVVLGPLAPTADVILHPIGFAAWFGLFITSLNLLPIGQLDGGHVAYALLGDRQRSLAVALVPILMVFGWLGWKGWFLWVGLAGMMGLAHPPVRNSHRELGRTRVLVGWLALVIFALTFSWEPFILR; from the coding sequence ATGAATCGTGAGGACTCGGAGCCGAGCCGGTCTTCCGACGAACTGATTCCCTCCTCATCCGACGAGGATGAATGGGAGGAGGACGAACGCCGGCAGTTCTCTGTCTGGATGCTGCCTGCGCTCTTGTTCCTGCTCACGGTATTTACCGTCCTCTGGGCCGGAGCCTATCAAACCAACACCAATCCGCTCGTCGGCCCATGGAACTTTCTCGTCGATGATCCGGGCTCGTTATGGCGGGGTGTTCCATTTGCCGCCACTCTGCTGGGTATTCTGGTGACGCATGAACTGGGTCATTATGTGTTGTCGCGTATCCATGGCGTGCCGACCTCGTTGCCGCTTTTCGTGCCGGGGCTGCCACATTTCGTCGGCACGTTCGGCGCCATCATCCGTATGCGGGCGCCGTTGACCGATCGCCGGGCGCTGTTCGATATCGGCGTGGCGGGGCCGATTGCCGGCTTTGTGGTGGCAGTCATCGCGCTGGTGGTGGGCCTTCGGCTCTCGACGGTGGTCCCGATTCAAACCAGTTACGGCATGCATCTCGGCGAGCCGCTCTTGTTGCAGGTTGCGTCGTGGGTTGTGCTCGGCCCGCTCGCTCCCACCGCGGATGTGATACTTCATCCGATTGGGTTTGCCGCTTGGTTCGGTCTCTTCATTACCTCGCTCAACCTACTTCCCATCGGTCAGCTTGACGGGGGACATGTGGCCTACGCGTTATTGGGAGATCGGCAACGTAGCCTAGCGGTCGCCCTCGTCCCGATTCTCATGGTCTTCGGCTGGCTGGGGTGGAAGGGGTGGTTCTTGTGGGTGGGGCTGGCCGGTATGATGGGATTGGCCCATCCACCGGTGCGGAATTCTCATCGTGAACTCGGGCGAACCCGTGTGCTGGTTGGTTGGCTCGCCCTCGTGATTTTTGCGCTGACCTTTTCCTGGGAGCCGTTTATTTTGCGGTAA
- a CDS encoding MBL fold metallo-hydrolase translates to MSLEDELSDILKKARNGQQRSVADVASASGLSETEVTELERGQSPRSREQVRAIAQALGLMAEPLTQVVDGWTPQAMPPSVPHVETVLGSVGGYEVKGYIVHDGGEAVVIDTAYNANGMLAALAKRKLRLRAICLTHGHSDHAEGMEAILKTYPVPVYLGPDDLDLLSWCPSQELLHVPQRGETLSVGGLTIRFMPTPGHTPGGVCYVVEQAGVPICFVGDTLFAGSIGRSSPAGLYETHLESVRKQVLTLVPDTRLFPGHGPATTVREELHHNPFYS, encoded by the coding sequence GTGTCTCTTGAAGACGAACTCAGCGATATTTTGAAGAAGGCTCGCAACGGACAGCAGCGGTCGGTGGCCGATGTCGCGAGTGCGAGTGGCTTGTCGGAAACCGAAGTGACGGAGCTGGAGCGGGGGCAATCGCCACGGAGTCGCGAACAGGTTCGCGCGATTGCGCAGGCGCTTGGACTGATGGCTGAGCCGCTCACCCAGGTGGTGGACGGTTGGACTCCTCAGGCCATGCCTCCATCGGTACCGCATGTGGAGACGGTGTTGGGGTCGGTCGGCGGGTATGAGGTGAAGGGGTATATCGTGCATGATGGCGGCGAAGCCGTCGTCATCGATACCGCCTATAACGCAAACGGGATGTTGGCCGCGCTCGCCAAGCGGAAGCTTCGTTTGCGAGCGATTTGTCTGACGCACGGCCATTCCGATCATGCCGAGGGAATGGAGGCGATCCTCAAGACATACCCGGTGCCGGTCTATCTCGGCCCGGACGATCTCGATCTCCTCAGTTGGTGTCCGTCACAGGAGTTGCTGCATGTGCCGCAGCGGGGCGAGACGCTTTCGGTCGGCGGGCTGACCATCCGGTTCATGCCCACGCCCGGCCATACCCCGGGCGGAGTCTGTTATGTTGTTGAGCAGGCCGGTGTCCCGATCTGTTTTGTGGGTGATACGCTGTTTGCTGGTTCCATCGGCCGCTCCAGTCCAGCCGGGCTCTACGAGACCCATTTGGAATCGGTTCGGAAGCAGGTACTGACGCTGGTTCCTGACACAAGGCTATTCCCAGGTCATGGTCCGGCCACAACGGTGCGTGAAGAGCTACACCACAATCCGTTCTATTCCTAG
- a CDS encoding pitrilysin family protein has translation MRKAMGRMSCVAMVLMLLLQATVGWAADPTSNDPRTMRFPTVEFSPPDAERVVLENGMVVYLLEDHELPLVTINATLRTGSWLDPADKVGLAGMTGAVMRTGGSVGMSPDEVDDELEQLAASMSIGFAKESGSASLDVLKKDLKRGLQIFADLLRRPAFEQGRVELAKLQALEGIRRRQDSPGSIVGREFAKLLYGPTHPSARETSVRSIDAITREDLVAFHQRTVHPNGIILGVTGDFEKADMLALLRDAFGDWAKGSVPAVTIPAVSETDSKTGLVRFVNKDTSQTHLRVGHLTIKETDPDYVAVAIANDILGGSSFRSRLFNDVRTKRGLAYSVGSGLRASVYDEGVWLMRAETKLSSTQEVVNRFVANMERMRNEPVTDTELEEAKEAYVNSFVFSFTSASSIVGRLMDLEYDGLPKDWLQQIRDKVVKLTKEDIQRAAKAHFNPERLRILAVGSGEALSKVLASFGEVKEITLVPES, from the coding sequence ATGAGGAAAGCGATGGGACGGATGTCGTGTGTGGCCATGGTGCTCATGCTCCTGTTGCAAGCGACGGTGGGATGGGCGGCGGACCCGACATCGAATGATCCGCGTACGATGCGGTTCCCGACGGTGGAATTTAGCCCGCCGGATGCGGAGCGTGTGGTGTTGGAGAACGGCATGGTGGTCTATCTGCTCGAAGATCACGAACTCCCGTTGGTGACCATCAATGCGACGCTTCGAACCGGTAGCTGGCTGGATCCGGCGGACAAGGTCGGGTTGGCCGGGATGACCGGGGCGGTGATGCGCACCGGCGGCTCCGTCGGCATGTCTCCCGATGAGGTCGATGATGAGCTCGAACAATTGGCGGCTTCGATGTCGATCGGGTTTGCGAAAGAGTCCGGTTCGGCGTCGCTCGATGTGCTCAAGAAAGATCTGAAGCGTGGGCTGCAGATCTTTGCCGATCTGTTGCGTCGGCCGGCGTTCGAGCAGGGCCGTGTGGAGCTGGCGAAACTGCAGGCGCTGGAAGGCATCAGGCGGCGGCAGGACAGTCCCGGATCGATTGTGGGGCGGGAGTTTGCCAAGCTGCTCTATGGCCCGACTCACCCGAGTGCCCGCGAAACCTCCGTTCGTTCGATCGATGCGATTACCCGTGAAGATCTAGTGGCGTTTCATCAACGGACGGTTCATCCCAACGGCATTATTCTCGGCGTGACCGGCGATTTCGAGAAGGCCGATATGTTGGCTCTGTTGCGCGACGCCTTCGGCGATTGGGCCAAGGGCAGTGTGCCGGCCGTCACGATTCCCGCTGTGTCCGAGACCGACTCCAAGACCGGCCTTGTGCGGTTCGTGAACAAAGACACGTCACAAACGCACTTGCGGGTGGGACATCTGACCATCAAGGAGACCGATCCAGATTACGTCGCGGTTGCCATCGCCAACGACATTCTGGGCGGCAGTTCGTTCCGCAGCCGGCTCTTCAACGATGTGCGCACCAAGCGCGGCTTGGCCTATTCTGTCGGCAGCGGCCTCCGGGCCAGCGTGTATGATGAAGGTGTCTGGCTGATGCGTGCCGAAACGAAGTTGTCGTCGACTCAAGAGGTGGTGAATCGTTTCGTGGCAAACATGGAGCGGATGCGCAATGAGCCGGTGACCGACACTGAATTGGAAGAAGCCAAGGAAGCCTATGTGAACTCGTTTGTCTTCTCGTTCACCAGCGCGTCGAGCATTGTGGGACGGCTGATGGATCTTGAATATGACGGGCTGCCGAAAGATTGGCTGCAGCAGATCCGCGACAAGGTGGTGAAGCTGACGAAAGAGGATATCCAACGGGCGGCGAAGGCCCATTTTAATCCTGAGCGGCTGCGGATTCTGGCCGTCGGGTCTGGCGAGGCCCTGTCGAAAGTGCTGGCCAGTTTCGGCGAGGTGAAGGAAATTACGTTGGTACCGGAGAGTTGA
- a CDS encoding pitrilysin family protein, translating to MISITGASRMGVLILVGVLAAAVPGQAGSPSLADRVIEHKLANGMTVLMVERHQAPIVSVNMTFGVGGVNEQVGQTGLAHLYEHMAFKGTRTVGTRDYEREQAVLDDLARVGTELDRHEREEAARAQAEGKPPVPSETVQQLQRRFKELQEKAGEYVVGNEMALLYQRHGGVGLNASTGKDITRYVISLPANRLPLWAALESDRMAHPVLREFYKERGVVMEERRLRTDDSPNGLLYETFTSTAFQAHQYGVPTIGWGSDILSLTPAATEAFFKTYYGPNNATVAIVGDINPKEVIALIEQTFGKIPAAPPIPSLVTEEPPQRGERRVEIEFDAEPALAIGYHKPTIGHPDDFVFDVIDEVLTEGVTSRLYSTLVRDKRLAASVMSDTNYPGVRAPNLFVIAATPLAPHTTEEVESAIYEELDRLKTESISAKEFERVLNGLDADLVRSLRSNSGLASQLAFYHTVAGTWRYVLSARDRIAAVTPADVQRVAAQYLTKPNRTVGVLVKKAQDKKMAAAGEVGR from the coding sequence ATGATCAGCATCACAGGGGCGAGCAGAATGGGTGTGCTTATTCTGGTCGGAGTGCTTGCGGCTGCTGTGCCGGGTCAGGCCGGCTCCCCGAGCCTGGCGGACCGGGTCATCGAGCACAAGCTTGCAAACGGCATGACCGTTTTGATGGTGGAGCGGCACCAGGCTCCGATTGTCAGCGTCAACATGACGTTTGGAGTCGGCGGTGTGAATGAGCAGGTCGGCCAGACCGGCCTGGCGCATCTGTACGAACACATGGCGTTCAAGGGCACCCGGACAGTCGGCACGCGAGATTACGAGCGGGAGCAGGCCGTCCTGGACGATTTGGCTAGGGTCGGCACCGAGCTTGACCGGCATGAACGTGAAGAGGCGGCCCGCGCGCAGGCGGAAGGCAAACCGCCGGTTCCGTCCGAAACGGTCCAGCAACTGCAGCGGCGTTTCAAAGAGTTACAGGAGAAGGCCGGCGAGTATGTGGTCGGCAACGAGATGGCGCTGCTCTATCAGCGCCACGGCGGCGTGGGGCTCAATGCGTCGACCGGCAAAGACATCACCCGCTACGTCATCAGTCTGCCGGCCAACCGGTTGCCGCTGTGGGCGGCGCTGGAGTCGGACCGCATGGCGCATCCCGTCCTGCGCGAGTTTTATAAGGAGCGGGGGGTGGTGATGGAGGAGCGGCGGCTCCGGACCGACGACAGTCCGAACGGGCTGCTCTATGAAACGTTCACCTCCACCGCATTCCAGGCGCATCAATATGGCGTGCCGACCATCGGCTGGGGGTCGGACATCCTGTCCCTCACACCGGCGGCGACAGAGGCGTTCTTCAAGACCTATTACGGCCCCAACAACGCGACCGTGGCAATTGTCGGGGACATCAACCCCAAAGAGGTCATTGCGCTGATCGAACAGACCTTCGGAAAAATTCCGGCCGCGCCTCCCATTCCATCCCTGGTGACGGAGGAACCGCCGCAACGCGGTGAGCGGCGTGTCGAAATCGAATTCGATGCGGAGCCTGCATTGGCGATCGGCTACCACAAACCCACGATCGGGCATCCCGACGATTTTGTGTTCGACGTGATCGACGAGGTGCTGACCGAAGGCGTGACCTCGCGGCTCTACAGCACACTCGTGCGTGACAAGCGGCTGGCGGCCTCGGTGATGTCCGATACGAATTATCCCGGTGTCCGCGCCCCGAACCTCTTTGTCATTGCCGCAACCCCACTCGCCCCCCATACCACGGAGGAGGTGGAGTCGGCGATTTACGAGGAGCTCGACCGGTTAAAGACCGAGTCGATTTCGGCCAAGGAGTTCGAGCGGGTCCTCAATGGACTCGATGCAGACCTGGTGCGATCATTACGGTCCAACAGCGGATTGGCCTCGCAGTTGGCGTTTTATCACACCGTGGCCGGGACGTGGCGCTATGTGCTGAGCGCGCGCGACCGGATCGCGGCGGTGACCCCGGCCGATGTACAGCGGGTGGCCGCCCAGTATTTGACGAAGCCGAACCGGACGGTCGGTGTCCTGGTCAAGAAGGCGCAAGACAAGAAAATGGCGGCCGCAGGTGAGGTGGGTCGATGA
- a CDS encoding HAD-IA family hydrolase, with protein sequence MTKKAAIDLLIFDLDGTLIESKWDIADSVNLTLRDLGVPERPQEEIFGFVGDGVKKLLRLAVGEGKQELYDEALRVFRAHYLEHCLDRTSFYPGIDRVLEHFSAKPKAVATNKAIEYTNVILKGLGPQHFVYVVGGDNGFGLKPEPGMLVHVMEQLGVEKDRTVLVGDSTNDINGGHNAGIRVCAVGYGMGNRQKMVACQPDWFIERPEELMELFI encoded by the coding sequence ATGACGAAGAAGGCTGCGATTGATTTGCTCATTTTCGACCTCGACGGCACCTTGATCGAGTCGAAATGGGATATCGCCGACAGCGTCAATTTGACGTTGCGCGATCTGGGGGTGCCGGAGCGCCCGCAGGAGGAAATTTTCGGATTCGTCGGCGACGGCGTGAAGAAGCTTCTGCGCTTGGCCGTCGGTGAGGGTAAGCAAGAGTTGTACGATGAAGCGCTTCGGGTCTTTCGCGCACATTATCTGGAACATTGCCTGGATCGCACCTCGTTTTATCCGGGGATCGACCGGGTGTTGGAACATTTCTCCGCCAAGCCCAAGGCCGTGGCGACGAATAAGGCGATCGAATACACGAACGTGATTTTGAAGGGCCTCGGCCCGCAACATTTTGTCTATGTGGTCGGCGGCGATAACGGGTTCGGTCTCAAGCCCGAGCCCGGCATGCTGGTGCATGTGATGGAGCAACTCGGCGTCGAGAAGGATCGCACGGTGCTGGTCGGCGACAGTACTAACGATATCAACGGCGGCCACAATGCCGGGATCCGTGTGTGTGCCGTGGGGTATGGCATGGGCAACCGTCAGAAGATGGTCGCCTGTCAGCCCGATTGGTTTATTGAACGACCGGAGGAACTGATGGAGCTTTTCATATGA
- the pyk gene encoding pyruvate kinase, translating into MRKAKIVCTIGPASDGEAVLKQLIQSGMDAARLNFSHGTHESHGRAIKTIRAVADRHGMAIAILQDLQGPRIRVGEIDGALELIPGQRVRLRTMALRSGGQIGARTVLAASTMHEIPVTYQALTRDIRSGAKILIDDGLVELTADRIVEGAVECTVVAGGRVTSQKGMNLPGTVVSAPTLTEKDREDLRFGVAQGVDYIALSFVRGAQDILAAKELIAACGGDVPVIAKIERQEAVTDLESILEHADGVMVARGDLGVELGPEAVPVLQKRIIAMANRRRRLVITATQMLESMTQHMRPTRAEASDVANAVFDGTDAVMLSAETAVGHHPVEVVRVMDRIIRAAEVETGPGFVRRSQGEQGQDSIPEAIALSAYSAAATIGASVMVAFSERGTTARLVSKQRPVAPIIGLTPFEPVRRRMALYWGVLPRTMPQIPTTDERVHEAERCLKVEGLVRSGQRMVIVSGTRIGQTGGTNLIQLHEVG; encoded by the coding sequence ATGCGAAAAGCGAAGATCGTCTGCACCATCGGTCCGGCGAGTGATGGCGAAGCCGTGCTGAAGCAACTGATTCAAAGCGGCATGGATGCGGCCCGTTTGAATTTTTCCCATGGTACGCACGAATCGCATGGACGGGCGATCAAAACCATTCGGGCCGTGGCAGACCGCCACGGGATGGCGATCGCCATCCTGCAGGATCTGCAGGGGCCGCGTATTCGTGTCGGCGAGATTGACGGCGCGCTGGAACTCATTCCCGGGCAGCGCGTTCGGTTACGGACCATGGCCTTGCGATCCGGCGGGCAGATCGGTGCCAGGACGGTGCTCGCCGCAAGCACGATGCACGAGATCCCCGTGACCTATCAGGCCCTGACCAGGGATATTCGGTCCGGGGCCAAAATACTGATCGACGATGGGCTGGTGGAACTGACGGCGGACCGAATCGTCGAGGGTGCGGTAGAGTGTACCGTGGTGGCAGGCGGGCGGGTGACGTCTCAGAAGGGCATGAACCTGCCCGGCACGGTCGTGAGCGCTCCGACTCTGACGGAAAAAGATCGGGAGGATCTGCGCTTCGGCGTGGCGCAGGGCGTGGACTATATCGCATTATCGTTTGTCCGTGGAGCGCAGGACATCCTTGCGGCCAAGGAATTGATTGCCGCATGCGGCGGGGATGTGCCGGTGATCGCCAAGATCGAGCGGCAGGAGGCGGTGACGGATTTGGAGTCCATTCTCGAGCACGCCGACGGGGTGATGGTGGCGCGCGGGGATTTGGGCGTAGAGTTAGGGCCTGAAGCCGTTCCGGTGCTGCAGAAGCGCATTATTGCGATGGCGAATCGCCGCCGCCGACTGGTCATTACTGCCACCCAGATGCTCGAGTCCATGACGCAACATATGCGGCCGACCAGGGCGGAAGCGTCGGATGTGGCAAATGCCGTGTTCGATGGCACCGATGCCGTCATGCTCTCCGCAGAAACGGCCGTCGGGCACCATCCGGTAGAAGTCGTGCGGGTGATGGATCGGATCATACGGGCGGCCGAAGTTGAAACAGGGCCGGGTTTTGTCCGCCGCTCGCAGGGCGAGCAGGGGCAGGATTCGATTCCAGAAGCCATCGCCCTCTCCGCCTACTCGGCTGCCGCGACGATCGGTGCGAGTGTGATGGTCGCCTTCAGTGAACGGGGTACGACGGCGCGGTTGGTCTCTAAGCAACGTCCGGTCGCGCCGATCATCGGGTTGACCCCGTTCGAGCCGGTCCGTCGGCGGATGGCGTTGTATTGGGGCGTGCTTCCCCGCACGATGCCACAGATTCCGACAACCGATGAACGGGTCCATGAAGCTGAGCGGTGCTTGAAAGTGGAGGGGCTGGTGCGGAGCGGGCAACGCATGGTCATTGTGTCGGGGACCAGAATCGGTCAGACGGGTGGGACGAATCTCATACAATTGCACGAGGTCGGCTAG
- a CDS encoding 6-phosphofructokinase, with protein sequence MSASDSQSTDQLDFVTMNGLLAYGEALAQRTSSGRFVLPPAPPPASDRLPRAEAATGRIKTFIQQAQAGLPSAEAYRMARQDLIADTCGGDPLVFFAAWNWLLSRGELAPLYRAPIGATQKPAHRRPVAIVPRAQLTPQLTEGRIVLDLGDDRFWLLPRDLGDRTLFLTMRHGVSEVESKTHRVGRRLANVLDAERGIPRAEAVGAALARMVGVVGQQLGYLQLRNYLDPRTFLHLISHSPNTEQLCRRITKALIPDRADAVHPHVEATLESQDFGWVTGMEKQAEIDAAAQAFGVDAKTAKRLIKHPFYNYPGGHSFFDLYIDVIDGLHRLGRTHPGEVLCLYTHSSTLRALRIYLDPRPFREAFSEFGEYKEGQDNVVLLTLENGKLSGYSTAVGLIESERVAREAWVTVERERNQRVTLKPQRIKRLLALVSGGDFGGGGAALKELRVTGNLFGLKVFFVRHGFLGLANNWIDPVTEEDTRGMSSHASSPIGSSRFEDFKDEEVQRAAMRSLAPYLEDSALVVLGGDGSLRGARAIHETYGVQVVGIPGTIDNNIAGTTSLGFHSAIALANQSIESLKATSAAMGSIFFVEVMGAGSGHLALACAYQARAEGILVNEHPDPDAYIDDVVLGTLKRTLGVPNKSHIFIVAERTPHRHHREGGVHGLVDYVANTIATWPRHRETSGHYSLASATKATILGHTLRGAPPTPEDKMIAQHLGYETVRRLVEQPDTIVGCMVAYHDSNRLDTIPLHAVAPKPFDWELFTRMHGTE encoded by the coding sequence ATGAGCGCATCCGACAGTCAGTCAACCGATCAGTTGGACTTCGTCACAATGAACGGCTTGCTGGCCTATGGGGAGGCCCTCGCGCAGCGCACATCGAGCGGCAGATTCGTGCTGCCGCCCGCACCCCCGCCTGCTTCCGACCGGCTACCGCGCGCAGAGGCGGCGACCGGCCGGATCAAAACGTTCATTCAGCAGGCCCAGGCCGGTTTGCCCAGCGCCGAGGCCTATCGCATGGCACGCCAGGACTTGATCGCCGACACCTGCGGAGGTGATCCCCTGGTGTTCTTTGCCGCCTGGAACTGGCTCCTCAGTCGCGGCGAACTCGCCCCGTTGTATCGCGCGCCGATCGGCGCCACGCAGAAACCCGCCCATCGCCGCCCGGTTGCCATCGTGCCGCGTGCTCAATTGACGCCACAACTCACCGAGGGCCGCATTGTGCTCGATCTCGGTGATGACCGGTTCTGGCTGCTGCCCCGCGATCTCGGCGACCGCACACTCTTTCTCACGATGCGGCATGGCGTCTCGGAAGTCGAGAGCAAGACCCATCGAGTGGGCCGGCGGCTGGCCAATGTCCTGGATGCCGAGCGCGGGATCCCCCGGGCGGAGGCCGTCGGTGCGGCGCTGGCCCGCATGGTGGGCGTGGTCGGACAACAATTGGGCTATTTGCAGTTGCGCAACTATCTGGATCCGCGCACGTTCCTCCACCTCATCAGCCACAGCCCGAACACCGAACAGCTCTGTCGGCGCATCACGAAAGCACTGATCCCCGACCGTGCCGATGCGGTCCATCCCCATGTCGAAGCCACGTTGGAATCACAGGACTTCGGTTGGGTTACGGGCATGGAAAAACAGGCGGAGATCGACGCCGCGGCTCAGGCCTTCGGCGTCGATGCGAAGACCGCCAAGCGTCTCATCAAACATCCCTTTTACAATTATCCGGGCGGGCATTCGTTCTTCGACCTCTATATCGACGTAATCGACGGCCTGCACCGACTGGGCCGTACCCACCCTGGAGAAGTGCTCTGTCTCTACACCCACAGTTCGACCCTGCGCGCGCTGCGTATCTATCTGGACCCGCGTCCGTTCCGCGAGGCCTTTTCAGAATTCGGCGAATACAAGGAAGGACAGGACAATGTCGTCCTCCTCACCCTGGAGAACGGCAAACTGTCCGGCTACTCCACGGCCGTCGGCCTGATTGAAAGCGAACGGGTCGCCCGCGAAGCCTGGGTGACGGTCGAACGGGAGCGGAACCAACGTGTCACCCTCAAGCCTCAACGCATCAAGCGCCTCCTAGCACTCGTGTCGGGCGGGGACTTCGGCGGCGGCGGGGCGGCGTTGAAAGAATTACGCGTAACCGGAAATCTCTTCGGCCTGAAGGTCTTCTTCGTCCGGCACGGCTTCTTGGGGCTGGCCAACAACTGGATTGATCCCGTCACGGAAGAAGACACGCGCGGTATGAGCAGCCATGCCAGCAGCCCCATCGGCAGCAGCCGTTTCGAAGATTTCAAAGACGAAGAGGTCCAACGCGCCGCCATGCGGTCCCTGGCCCCCTATCTCGAAGACTCCGCGCTCGTGGTACTGGGAGGCGACGGCAGCTTGCGGGGCGCCCGGGCGATTCACGAGACCTACGGGGTGCAGGTCGTCGGCATTCCCGGCACCATCGACAACAACATCGCCGGCACGACGTCCTTGGGCTTTCATTCGGCCATCGCGCTGGCGAATCAATCCATTGAATCCCTCAAGGCGACGAGCGCCGCCATGGGCAGCATCTTTTTTGTGGAGGTCATGGGCGCCGGGTCCGGCCATCTGGCCTTAGCCTGTGCCTATCAGGCTCGTGCGGAAGGAATTCTCGTGAATGAACACCCGGATCCCGATGCCTACATCGACGACGTGGTGCTGGGCACCTTGAAACGCACCCTGGGCGTGCCCAACAAGAGCCATATTTTTATCGTGGCGGAGCGGACCCCCCACCGGCATCACCGGGAAGGCGGTGTACATGGCTTGGTTGACTATGTCGCCAACACCATCGCAACCTGGCCGCGTCATCGGGAAACGTCCGGTCACTATTCATTGGCGTCGGCCACGAAGGCGACGATCCTGGGACATACACTCAGGGGTGCCCCGCCGACACCGGAGGATAAGATGATCGCGCAACATCTCGGCTACGAAACCGTACGCCGGCTGGTCGAACAGCCGGACACGATCGTCGGTTGCATGGTGGCCTACCACGATTCGAACCGGCTCGACACGATCCCGCTGCACGCCGTGGCCCCCAAACCATTCGACTGGGAATTGTTTACCCGCATGCACGGGACGGAGTGA
- a CDS encoding ribonuclease domain-containing protein, whose product MPIRRITRLLLWLCATVALSLGVAFAAEPGHTLLDTPTPTLTPAPDQTPQTQNGSVRAGPQTKPRGVQVPIPLSARETLNAIESRHGEPPPGYIGGRTFQNRERVLPRGRYREYDVHPKVPGKNRGAERIVIDQRTGKAYYTADHYRTFVPMN is encoded by the coding sequence ATGCCCATTCGACGCATCACCCGTCTTCTCCTCTGGCTCTGCGCGACCGTGGCCCTGTCTCTGGGCGTCGCCTTCGCGGCTGAACCTGGCCACACGCTTCTCGACACTCCGACGCCGACCCTGACACCGGCCCCCGACCAGACGCCCCAGACACAGAACGGTTCCGTACGCGCCGGTCCCCAGACGAAACCGCGCGGCGTCCAGGTGCCGATTCCCCTCTCTGCGAGGGAGACCCTGAACGCGATTGAATCGCGCCATGGGGAACCTCCGCCGGGATACATCGGTGGACGTACGTTTCAAAACCGTGAACGCGTACTCCCACGTGGTCGCTATCGTGAGTACGATGTGCACCCCAAGGTGCCGGGGAAGAATCGAGGCGCTGAACGGATCGTCATCGATCAACGCACCGGCAAAGCCTATTACACGGCAGACCACTACCGGACATTTGTTCCGATGAATTGA
- a CDS encoding barstar family protein, translating into MSLIALQSIKKPWAHLLVHAEGEALDKILSVPAHFVIKTIAGKKCKTKAGLLDEFSRVFSFPDYFGHNWDALEECLADLDWLPAKGYLVVVTDADQVLSKPDEEDDFETFVEILSEAGEAWSLKESDDATGNGLPFHAVLAVADRHKRSRHNWFAPPLAMERKATKSAPPKGAKKITQ; encoded by the coding sequence ATGTCGCTCATTGCACTGCAATCGATCAAGAAACCCTGGGCGCATCTCCTGGTGCATGCCGAGGGAGAAGCGCTCGATAAAATTCTCTCTGTCCCCGCACACTTCGTCATCAAAACCATCGCCGGCAAGAAATGTAAGACGAAGGCAGGCCTGCTGGATGAATTCAGCCGGGTGTTCTCGTTTCCGGACTACTTCGGCCACAACTGGGACGCCCTGGAGGAATGTTTGGCCGATCTAGATTGGCTGCCGGCCAAGGGATACCTCGTCGTAGTGACCGATGCCGACCAGGTGTTGTCGAAACCAGACGAGGAGGACGACTTTGAAACGTTCGTGGAGATTTTGAGCGAAGCCGGGGAAGCCTGGAGCCTCAAAGAATCCGACGACGCGACGGGAAACGGTCTGCCGTTTCACGCCGTGTTGGCCGTCGCAGATCGCCATAAGCGCAGCCGCCACAACTGGTTCGCGCCGCCGCTGGCCATGGAGCGCAAGGCCACGAAATCTGCACCGCCGAAGGGGGCCAAAAAAATCACGCAATAG
- a CDS encoding YidB family protein: MGLLDQLGQAAAGMMGGGDKNPLMQAVVSLLGQNSSVGGLNGLVQAFQKNGLGDIVNSWVSTGKNLPISAEQIQQGLGGDLLKQLASQAGLSPEAAGGQLANLLPGLVDKLTPDGKMPDSSLIEQGLNLLRGKLG; this comes from the coding sequence ATGGGTCTTCTCGATCAACTCGGACAGGCCGCTGCCGGCATGATGGGTGGTGGTGATAAAAATCCTCTGATGCAGGCCGTCGTGAGTCTGCTGGGACAGAACAGTTCCGTCGGCGGATTGAATGGACTCGTGCAGGCGTTTCAGAAAAACGGCCTGGGGGACATCGTGAATTCCTGGGTCAGCACCGGCAAGAACTTGCCGATTTCAGCCGAACAGATCCAACAGGGGCTGGGCGGCGACCTCTTGAAGCAACTGGCTTCTCAAGCGGGCCTGAGCCCGGAGGCGGCCGGCGGCCAGCTGGCAAATCTACTTCCCGGATTGGTCGATAAACTGACGCCGGACGGCAAGATGCCGGACAGCAGTCTGATTGAACAGGGGTTGAATCTCTTGCGAGGAAAACTCGGATAG